The genomic region GGCACTGTGACCTGAAACGCAGGTCTAAGAAGGCGTAGAGGAAGGGGTTGAGGCAGCTGTTGGCAGATGCCAGGGTGAAGGCATATGGGAAGGTCAGCAGCACGAAGCGCTCAAAAGAGCAGACGACTAGAAGCAGGTCCAGTTCATAGAGGGCTGCTGTGACTACGTACACATGGTAGGGCATGCAGCAGGCGGTGAAGACCACCACCACGATGGTGATAATCCTCAAGAGTCGCCACTTGCGTTGGTCCTCCTTGTGGCGGATGTTGAAGTGGCGCATCATGATATAGCCAATCAACCCGTAGCACACCATCATGACCAGGAAGGGGAGCAGGAACCCCAGGGCGCTCAACGTCAAGCTGAACCCTGCGTGCCACAAACCCCACTGCTGCCTACTGGTCGCCACCAAGCTGAAGTCCAGGGTGCAGAAAGTTTGGTTGCTTCCCAGATGTTGCCAGGTGCTGAAGAACACGAGGGATGGCACAGACAGGAGGCCCGACAGCGTCCAGGCCGCGGCAAGGGAGGCACGTACGTGACCACGAGTGCGCAGATGGGTACTGGACAGCGAGTGCACGATGGCCAGGTAGCGGTCGAAGGTCATGCAGGTGAGGAGGAAGGCGCTGGTAAACACGCTGAAGAAAAACATGAAGTTTACCATCTTGCACATGACCACCCCGAAGCGCCACTGGCGATGCATGATGAAGACTGCCACCTGCACGGGCATCATGATGATGTAGGCCAGGTCGGCCAGGGCCAGGTTGCCGATATAGATGGTGGGCGCCCGCCACTTCGCCCTCACCCGCCACACGGTGAAAAGGACCACGATGTTGCCAGTCAGGCCCAAGATGAAGATGAGAATGAAGATCACTGGGATGAACGATGCGGTCAGCGGCCAGTCGGAGAAATCACATGTGGTGTAGTTCTCCATCTCTTCGTAGTCGTAGTTGTAATCGCTGTTGGTCGGCTCCATGGCTTTTCTCTCTCGCTCCTCTCTCAGACTCGAGGTTGCATGTGTTGCTGCTCGTGTTATCTTTCAAGCCTCTGAGCTTGTGCACCCAGCCCCTTTCACAACAGCACTTCCCCTTTCCAAGTGGAAACACGTTCACTCATTTGTAACTTACTGAAACATGGcaaattatattacattatCTAGTATTGCtaccaaaaacacaaaatataaagatatttttttttctgagtttattttaattaaagatCATTTATTAGAGGTTTTTCTCCCCACATTCTTCTATCTAAATGTGACCCAGGCCGTATCCTTGTCGAGAATCTGCAGTTCACTATCCTCATGTTGAGCACTCACTCCATCtgtcttaaaaacaaacaaaaaaaactagtgctgtcaaagttaaccgttaactaattaattaaccacaaaaaaatattgcattaatcattgtattaccacagattaatcacactattaattttgaccgcagataatCGATCCTTTTcagccgacagtggatggttacattaaaggtagctgttggagtttgagcaataaacataactacatgcattaaagtaaagaatttaataaatctttacatatgtcgtaggtcatttttcccattttaaattatgcaaataattaattgattagaaaaatcaggatgagcatgtgcagtagatatacatttttgaagacatcctcataacattaaatgtcgaaaaaattaacacataacaggtgcgcttcaaatgtagcgggcaaaatatgttggggggaaaaaaagcctttttaagtcagtgattaatcatgatttatcaaaattctaagatgtgattaatctgattaaaaaatttaattatttgacagctctaaaaaaaacattaactatTAAGATTTCAATGAGTATGGAATACATGACTGGATTTGGCCATCGGGCATACTGGTGGGCCAGcgtcttttggggccgatgcagtgCTGTTTAATGATTATTGTCTTCAATTttagactggcccacaatttagagggccTAGTCCATTAATCCATTTGGAATATAGACAGAAAACTTAACCAACATCAGTTAATATCAGTGGCAGTACTAGAGTCAGGAGTTAGGCTGCGGCGGCGGGCTTAAATCAAAATGCTagggctgattttttattttttttgccaatccAGCTCTGATGGAACATATGTTCCAAGTTCCAACACAATCTGCTGCTTTTGCAAGAACTAAGATTTTGTTCAGTCTCGTCAGAAATGTATTCTTGCTGTTTCCCAACTGTTAAAATATTAGGTTCCTTTTACTTTTGTTGAACATGTGCTACGAAGGGATTGCGCAAGGGACCCATgagaaaccaaaataaataaataaataaataaatgtaaaatatcgatACTAGCGGtctggtatcggtctgataccgatactcatgTTAGTATCGATTCTAACGATACTTGGATTGGATGAACTCTCTTCAttacaatgaataaataaacaatttaaaaataatcatcaacGTTTTTCTCAAGTGCACAAATAATATTGGTGTGAGTTGTAAGCCCTAACCATtgcatatacataaaaaaagagaaagtaaaGCAATAAACATCAAGCTGATCTAATacaataaattcccaaacattGGTTATTGCATATGTCGGCACACGTGCATGCCCATACATGCTCACAAGTACACACATTATacacaaacatacatacatactcaCTTGCTCACACAATCTACATGCATGCATATATGCTCTTAAATTCCTTTAtctgatttatatatttttgtaacgCTATCTTTTAACCTCTTTTTAAACACAGTGACTGATTCACAATTTTTCAATTCAGCTTCATAATTGTTCCACAATTTAATCCCTTTAACAGGAACACACATTTGCTTGATGCTTGTTCttaacagtgattttttttttttttaaagtcacttaCTTGTGTCCCTTAACCCATATAGCAGCAGCCCTCTTTGATTTCAAACTTCCGAATACTGTGGCAAAGTTGGttattgtatactttgtacattatttgtgctgttTTAAATTCGACTACGTCACAGAATTTAATTAAgagtatttaattttaatgaataacaGATTTGTTGGTTCTATATAATGTGAGTTATTAATAATTTGTATATGGCTCTTTTTGTAGTTTAAAGACAGATTGTGTGTTAGTTGTGTATGTATTTCCCTCCTGCGATTGACTGAtaactagttcagggtgtaccccgcggTGCATATTGCCCAAagatggctgggataggctccagcacccccgtgacccttgtaaggattaagtggatggatggatgtatttccCCATATTTCGACACAATACATCAGATATGGCagtaataatgtacaatataatgtatataatgatgTCTTATTCAGATCTTTGGTTTTATATAGTATACTTAGTGGTTTGGATATTTTCTACACGAGATCAAGGAtataattttgcaaaaattacGTCGCCAAGAAATTTTACTTCATTTACTCTTTCAATTGAGTCAACAAGGTCTTTGACTTAGTCTAGTGCCAAAGATTGTAAATTTTGCTTTGTCTAGATTGAAAGATAATTATTTGTcgacccagtttttttttttttttaagcttttaatACACAAGACATATCATGAAAGACCAAGCACAGACCCCATGAGTAGTCTTCAACGGATTTGATTTGAAACTGCATCGTGCAACATGCTGGTCTTATGGTGATTCCAAGAGCCAAAAAGAAGTCCGCGGTTTCAAGATTCGGACTCCAGTGCTCTGGAATGCCGTCCCCTCGGAGGTCAGAGCTGCTCCCtctgtagaaacgtttcaatcGCAtcttaacctcctgactaccagcaattcaaatttgtcctctgttgtggacctttttaaacctgaatatctcccaccgagtgcatacgattgaactccttttgtgctctatagaggatattcagagctttccaatgataccaaatgtgtaggggtggggctttgctacctttgattgcatacatccatccatccatccatccatccatccatccatccatcttcttgaccgcttattcctcgcaagggtcgcgggggctgctggcgcctatctcagctggttctgggcagtaggcggggtcacccttgactggtcgccagccaatcgcagcctttgattgcatcataaaagaaaatggcttccctcagtgcaagcactttttaggggaGGTAGTGtagaacactttttattgaacaaatttcggctttaaatgttgttagggcggcacggtggttaagtggttagcacgtcctcctcccagttctgaggactcgggttcgagtccaggctccgacctccctgggtggagtttgcatgttctccccgtgccttcgtgggtcttctccgggtactccggtctcctcccacattccaaagacacgcatggcaggttaattgggtgctccaaattgtccctaggtgtgcttgtgagtgtggatggttgttcgtctctatgtgccctgcgattggctggtaaccagtccagagtgtcccccgcctactgcccagaggcaGCTGAAATACGCGCCAGCTCCCCCCGTgccccttgtgaagaataagcggtcaagaagatggatgttgttagcatgttttctataagacgcttaagaacacattaaagtattgtttgaattattttaactgtatttgggcctagcatttaagttttaaaaatgtcctctgtagtggacatatcatagcttaaaaataaaaactttttattatcattattattattattccttcttttgcagtattccagttacttcacaaagatttttACACTCTTGCATTTGGCTGAATGTTGTGGGCCTGGTGACTGCTTTCTTTCCCTCACTTCTCCACGGCTTGGAGAGGGAGTTAGGTGTCAATGAATATTTTGGATGCTACTTTACGGGTTCTGCGCCGGATGGCCGGGTTGAGATCCGGGGCGGACCATCACCTTGAAGTTGCCGCCATGGAGACGGCTGCCCCGACCGACCGGGCTGGATTTGGATGATGACCCACTTCCCTGACGACGTCTTCTTGCAGTGCTTCAACTTCTACAATGTACTTTTGCACTATCTAGTTACTAATGTTTATTATCACAAACAAtgtaaattgttgcccattcggAATCCATTGAAGCCTGGTTATCCTGGAAGGGGGCTTACCACATCTGCGGCCCTTTCAATCAGTTCCTACACTCTTCCTGCTTGCCTAGTGTGTAGAcgcaatctgctctgctcctgctttgctttgcattctttcagctgataactgcttttttctttctttttctgggatttttcctGGACATTTGACTAGATGTGGCTgtactacctttttgtttggtagatacaaccagctggacgcatttttcaaaaatttttgGAAACTCCTCACGATAACGTGAGCACGGCCTGCTAAATCAGCACACGACTGCTACTAGCAGCATGGCTGGACGAATGATGCCTTCAATCTCGACCgatgaataccacaaacttcttcagaagatggcagtgctggagacaagaatgcaccgccttgaaatgtttgtggaggtgaatggaaaatcgtggaatgacaccatactgccaatgtctccaaacggtggtcatgagcatgctaacaaaaagctagctccatccacagaccctctgtggaatgtgctgggagcaaagccaaaactgaggagtcgtcgcccaacagctggacctgaccgccaactaatgcctgaggaaacacgtcggcctatgcaaaaggctacctcaaccccaagaaatcagtcttggacgttggtaccagcaagaaaaaggaaaccgtctcttggccgacgaagacaaaatactgatatcgaactgagaaacaggtttgccgtgctgtcgccgagccagcaagcctcgggggatcatagcaccagtcaaaggtatgaaacCGGACCTTCTCAGCAAATGCGTTCAGCTACTGAgacacaaacactgataataggcgacaaagccttgtttggtgttaaacgtctgtgcagcagaaaaaacacaaaagttctgtgttttgctaatgacatggtgctggacatttctgaaaaagtcgacaagattgctatactgactacccgactgtgagatcgattgtgattcacacaggagcattcgatgtgttgaaaaaaacagtcggagatactggagcaagactttattacccttctacacaagatGATATGCCTAAATgcagaggtttttctgagtggtcctctgcctactgtccgaccaggtgatgagcgtttcactcggattatgtcactctcgagatggctgaaaagcatctgtgcttcttactcagtgaactttattgacaatttttctatgttatgtgaacgtcgccatcttttccaacgcaatgggatttatctcaataagcagggagtcagattactgacagccaacatcttccatagcgtgcgtcactgcatggacgctatgttcccaaaacaaaggacatgaaacacaacaaccgataagaagaggGTCTCGTGAGGCAGGCTCACTATCTTCCACTCTctgcccttcagaacagattgatttgtcctcatctgcccacactccaaacaccgaccatccagctcccctgctcccgaacgacacctgccaaacaccagcacgaccaccaccaccagtttcactaccaggtgcacccctgcgctgttcatcgcccccaagcgacGCCTGCCAGACAGCACCACTATCGGATTCACTGCCGGACgcacccccgcgctgtgcaccgcccccgaatgacccgatgactgactcgccaTCGTGTCTCACCAAtaggttgagcaatctggtcaatctctccatacagctaaataaaagtctctccaggcagctgcctgctgatgacagttcgcccatgctccccccaagacgccacattcagctatctactaatcgtctgactccaccaagcctcagcgTACAGCTCCCCAtccgccgacctccatctttggctgtggagaatctcaactacagctcggtctgatatgctttgggtccagactacatatacaatataaaaaatgtgtgttcccagaataattcaggacccaaggaagcttgtagcattcctgtgattacaagaaatagaaagttggcaaaagaaatgagaagaaataagtcagaagctacaaacctagtcagaTTGTCAACCTCTgaccagcgtctccgattaccactgtgagactagcactactaaatacaagatcactagttaacaaatcattgttgattcatgacattactATATGATCtcgacttatttctcctcagtgaaacatggctaacagaaggttcctgcaacacggttctcaatgaggcaacaccaacaaatttttgtttcatgaacaaatgtcgtaatggcaaaaaaggcggtggacttgctgccatttttaaatctctatttcagtgtaaagaaatgttATTGGgaggctttaattcatttgaatatcttagtcttttggtaaaaggtgaaccaaacatcgtcattgtcataatttatagacctccaaaacaaaaaggcagattcatggaggaatttgaagaaatgctgtcagtaatttgtaccgtcTATgactatctggtcttaactggagactttaacattcatgttgaccacaacttggataaaaataccaaagaattttgtaatatacttacttttggtctctcacaacatctaaaaggtccaacacacaatcaaggtcacattcttgatctcgtcatcttgaaaggtgttgacattttacctgttgaggtgaaagatctggctatttcagatcattcctgtgtgttttttgaattgcaaataatcccagaagttcaaacaactactgtctctattaaaaaaaaggtacataaatgagaatacaagcaacatgtttatggaattaatggctgcatcaccaaccaagaccgttgatgaacttctggatgaattcacctaaaaaaatctcgaatgttttggatgctgttgctcctattaaaactaagaccatttcatcccaaactaaaacaccttggaggtgtgctaccaacataatgactttgaaatctaaatgcagaaaagcagagcgaaagtggagaaaaactaaactccaagttcattttgacctgtgcagacaatgtctttgtcattttaaccaagagttagtcatagctagacaacaacacttttctgaaattattaataggaacctcaacaatacacgcactctatttgccgtggttgacaaacttacaaatcccccaaatcaaacagcgccagaactcctctcaacagataaatgcaatgaatttgcctgcgactttagtgaaaaagtacaagctatcaggtcaaacattgttacaaaccagcaaaataacaaaatgatgctgcacttaaaatcacctaggaataatttaattaccatgacagaatttgactcagtggatcaaaatactgtagtagacttggttcagcaattgaaaccttccatgagctgtcttgactcaataccatctggctttttcaaaaccattgtgaaatctgttcagatcgatttacagcaaataattaattgctcacttcaatcaggtgagcttcctaaatctctgaaagtagccgccgtcaagcccattctaaaaaaagagaacacttgatgtctccctgctagcaaattatagaccaattgcAAACCtccccttcgtaactaaaatagttgaaaaagtggtttttaatcaactcagcaatttcttgagcttaaacggacttttggataaattccagtcaggtttccgacctcatcacagtacagaaacagctctgattaaagtactgaatgatataagattgagcactgatgcagggaaggtatcggtgctcgtcttgttggacctcagtgcagcatttgacacgattgatcatcatatactgttagacaggctggaaacttgggtggggttaaatggaacagttcttaaatggttcaggtcctatttgaaGGAAAGGAGTTAttttgtgactattggaaattttgaatctgatcgaaaggccatgacatgtggggtccctcaagggtcggtccttggacccctgttgttcagtctgtatatgttaccttcgggtcaaatgcttcagaacgccgatgttgactatcatagttatgcagatgacacacaactgtatttatcaatgtccccaaatgacagtagttctattaacgtattgtatcattctctagagcaaattaacaactggatgaaccaaaatttccttcagctgaacgaaaacaaaacagagctcattgttttcagcaataaagaaaagaggattgctgttaaaaaacagcttgagtcactgtctttagaaactaaagaccaagttcgaaatcttggggtattaatagactcagatctgaccttcagcaatcatattaaattcatcacaaaaacagccttttaccagctgaaaaacatatccagactgaaggactgcatgcttcaagcagaccaagagaagcttatccatgcttttatctctaGCAGAcccgattactgtaacggtcttctgactggactctctcaaaagaacatgagacaattgcagctcattcagaacgctgcagctcgagttctgaccaaaacaaagagatcagaacatattactccagtacttaaggatttacactggctccctgtcagctgtagaatcgattttaaagttctgctactcgtctataaatcactaaatggtttgtgtcctgaatatatccaagaaatgctgattgagtacaaacccagcagggctctgagatctacagaattgggccaactagtggaacccagagtttgaAGCAAAcgtggtgaagctgcatttagctattatgctgcacacagatggaataggctaccaacagaagtgaagtcagccccgagtgtaaatgcttttaaatccaggttaagaacttttcttttttattatacctttgattagggacttttaaacagctttaggttttttttattattattttaaacttacttatgttaaatgttttaaagtttgttgaatgttttaagattgttattgtttgTTCTTTCTAGTAAATTgggtaacctattttcatttatttttcttcccctGAATGTtcactactgtttcttgatgctgatgtgttgtctttccttgtgtaaagcacattgagttgccttgtgtatgaaatgtgctatacaaataaacttgccttgccttctgtttttgttaaatGGTATCTGTAAAACCCTCATTTATGTATGTTTGTACTTTGCTTTCTGTCAAATTCTTGTTGTGTCTTTATATTTTCAAATTAATATGATTGGCCTGGGTCTGGTCGTCCCAGGTTCAGGTTTTCCTGTCCGATGACGAGCCTGCTCCACCTCGATCTACTCAGCTGTAGTTTCTACTTGAAAATTGTCATTCCTTTTTTTCAGTGTCTGTCCATGTCTCTCCATCTTTCTTCCATTCCATCAATAACTAAGTTATTTCTCCTCGACTGTCCTTTTCATAAGTTTAATTCTGCCATAATGTTTGTGACTTCAATGCAACATTAATGAAGTGTAGCTTTATGGCTAACACACTGGATAGTGAATTTaccaggaaacaaaaaaaacacttttaaatgagatatatgtttttatttacataatgAATCAAGTTAAAGCATTCTAAAGTGACGTTGAGACACCAAATCCGTACTTTAGTAGTTGACGGTCTTTGCTGGCTTGGTTGCATCCAGGTCAGCTTCCAGGTAACGGAATCGACGATGACGACGCAGAATTTCAATCGCCCGTTGCTCTATGGTGGAGGGACTAATACCAAGATCCTCTAGACCAGGAAGTCCTGGGTATTTCATGTCAGTTGCATGAAACTGGAAAACAAGTTTTCATCAAGTTCCACTGTGATTGATTGTGATGAGAGCTGTAATTCTTACATTAAACTTCTTCCAAAGTCTTTGTCGTCTTTCTTACCCTTTCTATTTTATCTGGGGTTGTCCAGGGCTCAAATGGATTCATTGCGAAAAACTGAGCCACCAGGCTGAAGGAACACACAGAGAAGGGAATTAAAACCTTTAAACAAGTAAGAATCAAATCCTCAAATGAAAGATTATCTTATGGGAACCAACCACAATTGTGAATGAATGTTATCATGTTTAAACACTTACTGCATGAGTGGGCGGGGGACAGGATAGGGCACAAAGGGTCTGTGAATGATGGAGTAGATATACTCCACAAGGTCATGGAGCAGGTACCGGTTGGGACTACAAAACAGGACACAAACGCTGCATCATTATACGTGATGTCAATTGTGCAAGTTTGCTTTGAGAGTAAGTTGGTCTCTTCTGACCAACGTGTATACCAATGCAAAACACATCAACCAAAATAATGTACATATTGTTTAATAACAAATACTACAATGTGTCCCTAAACTCACATCAAGAAGTTTTATCATTCACTGACAGTAACTATAGAATGCTGTCTACTGCCCATGTGTCCATCGGGCTTACGTGACATTGTCCAAAATGAGTATTATCTTTGTAAAAGCACAATCGTTGATACAGCTCTTGCATTGGATGGAGCCTGCTGGGCTGTGCTGGTGTATGTAATGTTGCGCCATTTGAGTGTAAACACTTG from Festucalex cinctus isolate MCC-2025b chromosome 3, RoL_Fcin_1.0, whole genome shotgun sequence harbors:
- the LOC144016609 gene encoding apelin receptor B-like, whose product is MEPTNSDYNYDYEEMENYTTCDFSDWPLTASFIPVIFILIFILGLTGNIVVLFTVWRVRAKWRAPTIYIGNLALADLAYIIMMPVQVAVFIMHRQWRFGVVMCKMVNFMFFFSVFTSAFLLTCMTFDRYLAIVHSLSSTHLRTRGHVRASLAAAWTLSGLLSVPSLVFFSTWQHLGSNQTFCTLDFSLVATSRQQWGLWHAGFSLTLSALGFLLPFLVMMVCYGLIGYIMMRHFNIRHKEDQRKWRLLRIITIVVVVFTACCMPYHVYVVTAALYELDLLLVVCSFERFVLLTFPYAFTLASANSCLNPFLYAFLDLRFRSQCLGLLHLKRFRQTSTKSSMPAGLNQR